GTTATAATAATTAATTTAACTATTTTACGTATGAATTGAAAAGCAATATTATTTGAATTTGGAAAACTGGGAGTGTTATGGGTGATAAATTATGATGGCCGTCAATTTGTATCAATCGAAAACACAGTAAACGGAGAAGTATCCACCAAAACTATTTTTGAATATAAACAAGAAGATAATATACTTTCAGCAACCTATCGCGGAGGAGAAATTATAAAAGGTATATTGATCGGAATCGTAAAAGAAGATGGTTGCCTGCATTTTAAATATAATCATGTAAACACAAAAGGCTTGATAAGAGGTGGTGAATGTTACTCCACACCTGAAATTTTAACTGATGGACGAATCAGGCTGCATGAAAGCTGGAAATGGTCGGACGAAAGTGAAGGAAAATCTATTGTAGTGGAGATGGAATGACACCAATCGATAGGAGATAATCCGGATAACGTACAAACAATGCAGCAATAATATTGAAAAAAGGGGAGGGAGCCCATCGTGGTGATGCTGTTCCCTCGATGCTAATCCACAGATTATAGATTGCGAATAAATTCCTCGAGTTCATGGTTAAACTTCTCCGTTTCTTCGAGGAATAACAGATGGCTGCTGTTTTCAAAAGGAACAAGTTTAGCATGTGGAGTTCTATCCTTAATAAATTGTCCAGCTTCAATCGGAAAGAAACCAATGGTACCGAAGCAAATTAAAGCAGGAACTGTTACATTGGAGAGCGTCTTTCGATAGTCGACCGCGGTTTGGTTAAAGACGATTGTACTTGCAATGGAAGCGGGAAGCTTGTTCATTTCCTGTAGAATCCACGTAAATTCTTCTTGGGCAGGTTTTTCTTTATACATTCCATAGATAAAATTACTGTTAAACGCCTCTTGGTCTTCTTGGATTGTTTGGATGATATTGGCAATTGCCTGAAAATCAAAAGCGCCGAACTCCCAGTCTGGCCAGATGTAATCGGAAGCCGACTGATCAATAATCGCTACTCCTTTAACAT
This region of Oceanobacillus sp. FSL K6-2867 genomic DNA includes:
- a CDS encoding n-acetylglutamate synthase yields the protein MINYDGRQFVSIENTVNGEVSTKTIFEYKQEDNILSATYRGGEIIKGILIGIVKEDGCLHFKYNHVNTKGLIRGGECYSTPEILTDGRIRLHESWKWSDESEGKSIVVEME
- a CDS encoding alpha/beta hydrolase, which codes for MSFVKIDSKTRLFYEVQGEGQTIIFIHGVMMSSKFFRKQLEHFSKNYRTIALDLRGHGQSSKVDHGHTVAQYAKDLNVFMEKLALKNVILVGWSMGAFVIWDYINQFGTDNVKGVAIIDQSASDYIWPDWEFGAFDFQAIANIIQTIQEDQEAFNSNFIYGMYKEKPAQEEFTWILQEMNKLPASIASTIVFNQTAVDYRKTLSNVTVPALICFGTIGFFPIEAGQFIKDRTPHAKLVPFENSSHLLFLEETEKFNHELEEFIRNL